From a single Nicotiana tabacum cultivar K326 chromosome 8, ASM71507v2, whole genome shotgun sequence genomic region:
- the LOC107790363 gene encoding organ-specific protein P4, which yields MKLLVALILLFSLALYTSSIDARKDPGEYWRAMMKDEPMPEAIKHLMPRHSVPLSKEKTDCHTSSSVGGEAFEPRPNLSIYHNNAKLKEAEKSLLFTKDFVPKSSATGYNDADAGLKQEKSFAEDFEPRLNLSVYHD from the exons ATGAAATTGCTTGTTGCTCTAATCCTGCTCTTTTCACTTGCCCTG TACACAAGCAGCATTGATGCAAGAAAAGACCCTGGAGAATACTGGAGAGCTATGATGAAAGATGAGCCAATGCCTGAAGCAATCAAACATCTTATGCCTCGGCATTCAGTTCCTCTCTCCAAAGAGAAAACTGATTGTCACACATCATCTTCTGTTGGAGGTGAAGCCTTTGAACCAAGGCCTAATCTATCTATCTACCACAACAACGCCAAGCTGAAAGAAGCTGAGAAATCATTACTATTTACGAAAGATTTCGTGCCAAAGTCTAGTGCAACTGGTTATAATGATGCTGACGCTGGTCTTAAACAAGAAAAATCCTTTGCCGAAGATTTTGAGCCTAGGCTAAATCTTTCTGTGTACCATGATTGA